From Pelmatolapia mariae isolate MD_Pm_ZW linkage group LG22, Pm_UMD_F_2, whole genome shotgun sequence, a single genomic window includes:
- the si:ch211-153f2.3 gene encoding uncharacterized protein si:ch211-153f2.3, which produces MDRDSHSEDTLSTMVLENIKNKLIDAFRVTGESREDLQDSGSTVRPVSVGRSYQANEELRRAQIDGAITWLRSELLEMRSQDLQLAQTLLGLNTEIQRLRRESFRCVEVEGGNHQ; this is translated from the exons ATGGACCGAGACAGTCACAGTGAGGACACTTTGTCAACTATGGTTCTGGAGAACATAAAGAACAAATTAATTGATGCCTTCAGAGTGACAGGAGAGTCCCGAGAAGATCTCCAGGACTCTGGTTCCACAGTCAGACCGGTCAGCGTGGGCAGGAGTTATCAAGCAAATGAAGAGCTGCGGCGGGCACAGATAGATGGAGCGATAACCTGGCTGAGGTCTGAACTG TTGGAAATGCGCTCCCAGGACCTCCAGCTGGCTCAGACACTGCTGGGGCTCAACACAGAGATCCAGAGACTAAGGAGGGAGAGTTTTAGATGTGTGGAGGTAGAAGGGGGTAACCACCAGTAA
- the LOC135933728 gene encoding protein FAM167A-like, protein MMEVVLTRLRDFSCKTSTFDDCKGAQESTSRDPEARTNHVKEGCTSGGEASKLDIESALAWLRRELMEMRSQDQALIRQLMELHSGIQELKQELYEEEQEEETYEEEEEGSYWDSESEQGSGSLYSSSGEGGFSISCLKMPQQLYSGTLSRRMFCRRSSVP, encoded by the exons ATGATGGAGGTGGTCCTAACAAGACTGCGGGACTTCTCCTGCAAGACCTCCACCTTTGATGACTGCAAGGGAGCACAAGAGAGCACGAGCAGGGACCCTGAGGCCAGAACCAACCATGTCAAGGAAGGGTGCACATCTGGTGGAGAAGCAAGCAAACTGGACATAGAGAGTGCACTGGCCTGGCTGCGAAGGGAACTG ATGGAGATGCGTTCTCAGGATCAAGCCCTGATTCGACAGCTGATGGAGCTTCACTCAGGCATCCAGGAGCTCAAGCAGGAGCTGTATgaggaggagcaagaggaggagacgtatgaggaggaagaggaggggagcTACTGGGACTCTGAGAGTGAACAAGGAAGCGGCAGTCTCTACTCCAGCTCAGGGGAGGGGGGCTTTTCCATTTCCTGCCTAAAGATGCCTCAGCAGCTTTATTCGGGAACTTTATCGAGGAGGATGTTCTGCAGGAGAAGCTCTGTGCCTTAA
- the slc30a8 gene encoding proton-coupled zinc antiporter SLC30A2 produces MFKSKDPEKFHLVSEEKKRYSTPGSVPNHEILQKDGTGNIKHCHDNSRAQEDRETERKVARKRLYLVSVICLIFMIGEILGGYFAGSLAVMTDAAHLLVDLTSFIISLLSLWLSSRPATHKLSYGWHRAEILGALLSVFTIWLVTGVLVYLAVERLISDDYTIEGDIMLITSGCAVVANIIMAVALNQSGHGHSHGGLSFHGHGHSHKKGRDKNQISNSTHSNDDCTDVEQNHGDHGRRAQQANASVRAAFVHVLGDLLQSISVLVSAIIIFFKPEYKIADPICTFVFSILVLCTTFTILRDILLVLMEGTPSGVKYSEVRDGLLAVKGVTAVHNLHIWALTVNQAVLSAHVAIDESVDAQTVLREMTQACFASYKFHSVTIQMERQADLKPGCTLCEDPKK; encoded by the exons ATGTTTAAAAGCAAGGATCCAGAGAAATTTCACCTGGTGtcagaagagaagaagagataCAGCACACCGGGAAG TGTGCCAAACCACGAGATCTTACAGAAAGATGGCACGGGTAACATTAAGCACTGCCATGATAACAGCCGTGCTCAGGAGGATCGAGAGACGGAGAGGAAAGTTGCCAGGAAGAGGCTCTACCTGGTTTCTGTCATCTGCCTGATTTTCATGATTGGTGAAATCCTCG GTGGGTATTTCGCAGGCAGCCTTGCGGTGATGACAGACGCTGCCCACCTGCTGGTGGACTTAACCAGCTTCATCATCAGCCTGTTATCCCTTTGGCTCTCCTCCAGACCAGCTACACACAAACTCAGCTACGGCTGGCACCGTGCAG AGATCCTGGGTGCACTGCTGTCTGTTTTCACCATCTGGCTGGTAACAGGAGTGTTGGTTTACCTGGCCGTGGAGCGCCTCATCAGTGATGACTACACCATCGAGGGAGATATCATGCTCATTACCTCCGGTTGTGCTGTGGTGGCCAATATCAT CATGGCGGTCGCCCTTAATCAGTCCGGCCACGGCCACAGTCATGGTGGGCTCAGCTTTCATGGGCATGGTCACAGTCACAAGAAGGGAAGAGACAAGAATCAGATCTCAAACAGCACACACTCGAATGATGACTGTACGGATGTAGAGCAAAATCATGGTGATCACG GACGGAGAGCTCAGCAGGCCAATGCAAGTGTGCGAGCAGCTTTTGTACACGTGTTGGgagatcttctccagagcatCAGCGTGCTCGTCAGcgccatcatcatcttcttcaag CCAGAATATAAAATAGCTGACCCCATCTGCACCTTCGTGTTCTCCATCCTGGTATTATGTACCACCTTCACCATCCTGAGAGACATCCTTCTTGTCCTGATGGAAG GTACTCCGTCGGGGGTGAAATACAGTGAGGTGCGAGACGGCTTGTTAGCGGTGAAAGGTGTTACAGCGGTCCACAACCTTCACATCTGGGCCCTCACCGTGAACCAGGCTGTGTTATCGGCACATGTAGCCATAG aTGAGTCAGTGGATGCTCAGACTGTCCTCAGGGAAATGACACAGGCTTGTTTTGCCTCCTACAAATTCCACTCCGTTACGATTCAGATGGAGAGGCAGGCCGACCTGAAGCCTGGGTGCACACTGTGTGAGGACCCTAAGAAGTAG